In Acidimicrobiia bacterium, the sequence GCCGAGGTGCTGGCCTTGCGCGATGCCGCCACCGCTCGTGGCAGCTGGCGACTCGACGGGTGCGCGCTCGTCGTCACTCTCGAGCCATGCCCGATGTGTGCTGGTGCGACGATCGCAGCACGGATCGATACCGTCATCTTCGGAGCCGCGGACCCCAAAGCCGGCGCGATGGGCTCGCTCTACAACCTGGGTGCCGACCCTCGGCTCAATCACGAAGTCGAAGTGGTCGGCGGCGTGCGTGGCGAAGAGTGCGCCGAGCTCCTCAGCACCTTCTTCGCCACGCGCCGTACCTAGCCCCAGAAGTCGTCCCAACCCGCCAGGTCGTCGGGGTTGTCCACGAGCTTCGTGTAGCGGCCGTCGGCAATGGTGAACTCCAACCGGTTCGTCGTATTGAGGTTCTTGCCCTCCCGCTGACCCTGGCCGAGATAGGTCGCGATGACCGTGTCGGCACCGTCCGCCTCGGTCTTCTGCAACGCAGCTCGGAACGTGCCGTTCGTGG encodes:
- a CDS encoding nuclear transport factor 2 family protein, producing MGEKENCDLVERGFEAFNSGDMATLSGLIAEDASQHIPGKSQFAGDYKGRDAMLELYGKLAEATNGTFRAALQKTEADGADTVIATYLGQGQREGKNLNTTNRLEFTIADGRYTKLVDNPDDLAGWDDFWG
- a CDS encoding nucleoside deaminase, whose translation is MTDAAWHDHMGVALDEARDALAHDDVPIGAVVVDVASGVVLARRHNEREVSTDPTAHAEVLALRDAATARGSWRLDGCALVVTLEPCPMCAGATIAARIDTVIFGAADPKAGAMGSLYNLGADPRLNHEVEVVGGVRGEECAELLSTFFATRRT